In a genomic window of Gossypium arboreum isolate Shixiya-1 chromosome 7, ASM2569848v2, whole genome shotgun sequence:
- the LOC108483322 gene encoding uncharacterized protein LOC108483322, which produces MENQAKKVLLTSNGDDMSMNIALHLAKRGCRLVMMGNEWCLRSVREKIMGSINDNVVPIEVIGLDMEEEREGVFDNAVDKAWKVFGSIDAFVNCYAYEGKMQDHLQLGEEEFRKIIKINFMAAWFLLKAVGKRMRDHKSGGSIVFMTTFLGAERGLYQGAAAYGSSLAAVQQLVRLSALEIGKYKVRVNAIARGLHIDDEFPQSVGKEMAEKLVERAAPLQRWLDVKKDVASTVVYLISDGSRYMTGTTIFVDGAQSMTRPRLRSYM; this is translated from the exons atggagaatcaagcaaaaaaGGTGCTTCTCACTTCAAATGGAGATGACATGTCAATGAACATTGCTTTGCATTTAGCCAAACGTGGTTGCAG GTTGGTTATGATGGGAAATGAATGGTGCCTGAGGAGTGTGCGAGAGAAGATAATGGGTTCAATAAATGATAATGTGGTCCCAATAGAAGTGATTGGATTGGATATGGAGGAGGAAAGAGAAGGCGTTTTTGATAACGCTGTAGATAAAGCTTGGAAAGTGTTCGGATCCATTGATGCATTTGTGAATTGTTATGCTTACGAAG GAAAGATGCAAGACCATTTGCAATTAGGTGAAGAAGagtttagaaaaattataaaaataaacttcATGGCTGCATGGTTTCTACTAAAAGCTGTTGGTAAGAGAATGCGAGACCATAAATCAGGGGGTTCCATTGTGTTCATGACCACATTCCTCGGAGCCGAAAGAGGACTTTATCAAGGAGCTGCTGCTTATGGTTCATCCTTGGCTGCAGTCCAGCAGTTGGTCAGA TTATCGGCTCTGGAGATTGGGAAATACAAGGTTAGGGTTAATGCAATAGCTCGTGGTTTACACATAGATGATGAGTTTCCACAGTCAGTTGGGAAGGAAATGGCAGAGAAGTTGGTGGAAAGAGCAGCACCATTGCAGAGATGGTTGGATGTTAAAAAGGATGTAGCTTCAACTGTTGTCTATTTAATCAGTGATGGTTCAAGATATATGACTGGAACAACTATATTTGTTGATGGGGCACAATCAATGACTAGGCCTCGATTGAGATCATATATGTAG